A DNA window from Vigna unguiculata cultivar IT97K-499-35 chromosome 10, ASM411807v1, whole genome shotgun sequence contains the following coding sequences:
- the LOC114166451 gene encoding NAD(P)H-quinone oxidoreductase subunit S, chloroplastic: MSSFIALHGLHGSLLKSQFLGQENLTHLYPRKRVSNIHTKPVTTQPCAKFDLLQSLGGRGLCNGEEGLKQELKKQVGADENTPSAAASEKEQEALASVAAEDGFEKELMGLTGGFPGGEKGLKKFIQENPPPKPVQGSKSLKVALSEKPKPPELPLLLPGMIAIVKNPNNPFYMYCGIVQRITDGKAGVLFEGGNWDKLITFRLEELERREKGPPMKNPKSAVLEPFLEKKS, encoded by the coding sequence ATGTCTTCTTTTATTGCTCTTCATGGCCTGCATGGCTCTCTTCTTAAATCACAGTTCCTAGGTCAAGAAAACCTCACTCATCTTTACCCTCGCAAAAGGGTTTCCAACATTCACACCAAACCAGTAACAACACAACCATGTGCTAAATTTGACCTGCTGCAAAGCCTAGGAGGAAGAGGACTATGCAATGGAGAAGAAGGCCTAAAGCAAGAGCTGAAGAAGCAAGTCGGTGCTGATGAGAACACACCATCAGCAGCAGCAAGTGAGAAGGAACAAGAGGCCTTGGCAAGTGTTGCTGCAGAAGATGGTTTTGAGAAGGAACTGATGGGGTTGACTGGGGGGTTTCCAGGGGGTGAGAAGGGGTTGAAAAAGTTCATTCAGGAAAACCCTCCTCCAAAACCAGTTCAAGGGAGCAAAAGTCTGAAAGTGGCACTGTCTGAGAAGCCAAAACCACCAGAACTGCCTCTGTTGTTGCCAGGGATGATTGCCATTGTGAAGAATCCAAATAACCCTTTTTACATGTACTGTGGGATTGTACAAAGAATCACAGATGGGAAAGCAGGAGTTCTCTTTGAAGGTGGGAACTGGGACAAGTTGATCACTTTCAGATTGGAAGAACTTGAGCGCAGAGAAAAAGGCCCTCCAATGAAGAACCCTAAGTCTGCTGTGCTTGAACCGTTTCTAGAAAAGAAATCATAG
- the LOC114165961 gene encoding zinc finger CCCH domain-containing protein 65 isoform X2, translating to MAYPPYRRSHLRSNTYHALVHIISHFAEYNSSHETPTQPFNIPDNDSGRMDGINLEKKSKCSEVVDSDILSPKDASSHKDIVEVQEIIDGVGDKDTDFTFNKMVLDDIEHIMEIDDMCTQVNGFDKEHKLMNEFELVMKGTEDLICDSHLMPTNTKFDGKHNDGPEVGLMDSHVDMEEGEISGDLGKDDNSCNVPSADGLILPQKQVDDLQEPVDVTRNMMYPSMIMNQEKEKGCEPTSSVVNSLQDRNDSGQVEPITGGKKGIACRVEVATSEKAVECKKEDKMKLVNASKRKERGGKKEKKKAYRMKRAKMNRELGVKSMQLQKFVQKPKVVSHCRHYIMGRCYEGDKCQFSHDVVPRTKSKPCGHFAHNSCMKGDDCPFDHELSKYPCNNFVSQGFCRRGESCLFSHQVSKEDIPTPSNMRRPVLSTLQSGNANSNTPVSNNHGSGSMQQNPLTHSSGTHSRVNVEHKVTNTTQKQPTPPKGISFINLAKLTPIPSAPKQGTVTTKESPLQTGTHEDQSAFNKTQNKVEIAKKLPSVTPKGVNFLSFGKGSVSGSKTHIRPNVSTENGFNLPRLLNFGLPEQINKDVHYKPSDRTKQSVSLSDIFLNEILRKNQSVSEGIKSKFPDKSSATPSPFVSFQSSEHLKSDYHKHASNSSQKALLSTLAFAAERESVSEGVKSKFPDKSSATPSPFVSVQSSEHLKSDYHKHASNSSQKALLSTLAFAAEHESDIKMKFPSVDSSA from the exons ATGGCTTACCCTCCTTATCGAAGATCCCACTTGCGCAGCAACACTTACCATGCTCTCGTTCACATCATCTCTCACTTTGCTGAGTACAACTCTTCACATGAAACTCCAACTCAACCCTTCAACATTCCCG ATAATGACAGTGGTAGAATGGATGGAATAAACCTAGAAAAGAAGTCCAAGTGCTCTGAAGTTGTTGATTCTGATATTTTGAGTCCTAAGGATGCTAGTAGCCATAAAGATATAGTGGAGGTTCAGGAGATCATTGATGGAGTTGGAGATAAGGATACAGATTTTACTTTCAACAAGATGGTCCTAGATGATATAGAACATATTATGGAGATAGACGACATGTGTACCCAAGTAAATGGTTTTGATAAGGAACATAAGCTAATGAATGAGTTTGAACTGGTTATGAAAGGAACTGAAGATCTTATTTGTGATAGTCATTTAATGCCCACTAACACTAAATTTGATGGGAAACATAATGATGGCCCTGAAGTTGGGTTGATGGATTCTCATGTAGACATGGAGGAGGGAGAAATTTCTGGAGACTTGGGAAAGGATGACAATTCATGTAATGTGCCTTCAGCAGATGGTTTAATTTTACCGCAGAAGCAGGTAGATGACCTTCAGGAGCCTGTAGATGTAACTAGAAATATGATGTATCCTTCTATGATTATGAaccaagaaaaggaaaaaggttGTGAGCCTACTTCCTCTGTGGTAAATTCTCTTCAAGATCGCAATGATAGTGGACAAGTGGAGCCTATAACTGGTGGCAAGAAAGGAATTGCATGCAGAGTTGAAGTAGCAACTTCAGAAAAAGCTGTTGAATGTAAGAAGGAAGACAAAATGAAG TTGGTGAATGCCAGTAAAAGGAAAGAGCGTGGtggaaagaaagagaaaaagaag GCATATAGAATGAAGAGAGCAAAAATGAACAGGGAGCTAGGTGTTAAAAGTATGCAGTTGCAGAAGTTTGTACAGAAACCGAAAGTTGTCTCACATTGTCGACATTATATTATGGGGAGGTGCTATGAG GGTGACAAGTGTCAGTTTTCACATGATGTAGTGCCTCGAACAAAATCCAAG CCATGTGGTCACTTTGCTCATAACTCTTGCATGAAAGGGGATGATTGCCCATTTGATCACGAGCTCTCAAAATATCCTTGTAACAATTTTGTATCCCAAGGCTTTTGTAGAAGAGGTGAATCTTGCTTGTTTTCACACCAG GTATCCAAAGAAGATATCCCTACCCCTTCAAATATGCGCAGACCAGTGTTGTCTACTCTTCAGTCAGGAAATGCAAATTCCAACACACCAGTTAGCAATAATCATGGCTCTGGTTCTATGCAGCAAAATCCCTTAACTCATTCTTCTGGAACTCATTCTCGCGTCAATGTTGAACATAAGGTGACAAACACTACACAGAAACAGCCTACACCACCTAAAGGAATCAGTTTCATCAATCTTGCAAAATTAACACCCATCCCTTCTGCACCAAAACAAGGCACAGTAACAACGAAGGAAAGTCCTTTACAAACAGGGACCCACGAAGATCAAAGTGCATTTAACAAAACTCAAAACAAGGTTGAGATTGCAAAGAAACTGCCATCTGTGACACCTAAGGGAGtaaactttctttcttttggcAAAGGCTCTGTCTCTGGCTCTAAAACTCATATTCGTCCCAATGTGAGTACAGAAAATGGTTTCAATTTGCCTCGGTTACTCAATTTTGGTTTGCCTGAGCAGATAAACAAGGATGTCCACTACAAACCTAGTGACAGGACAAAACAAAGTGTATCACTGTCTGACATATTCTTAAAtgagattttaagaaaaaatcaatCTGTGTCAGAGGGAATAAAATCCAAATTTCCAGATAAAAGCTCAGCTACACCAAGTCCTTTTGTTTCATTCCAGTCTTCTGAGCATCTAAAATCTGATTACCATAAGCATGCATCAAACTCAAGTCAAAAGGCACTCTTGTCAACTTTAGCATTTGCAGCAGAGCGTGAATCTGTGTCAGAGGGAGTAAAATCCAAGTTTCCAGATAAAAGCTCAGCTACACCAAGTCCTTTTGTTTCAGTCCAGTCCTCTGAACACCTAAAATCTGATTATCATAAGCATGCATCAAACTCAAGTCAAAAGGCACTCTTGTCAACTTTAGCATTTGCAGCAGAGCATGAATCTGACATTAAGATGAAATTCCCTTCCGTTGATTCGTCTGCATGA
- the LOC114165961 gene encoding uncharacterized protein LOC114165961 isoform X3, whose translation MAYPPYRRSHLRSNTYHALVHIISHFAEYNSSHETPTQPFNIPDMEEGEISGDLGKDDNSCNVPSADGLILPQKQVDDLQEPVDVTRNMMYPSMIMNQEKEKGCEPTSSVVNSLQDRNDSGQVEPITGGKKGIACRVEVATSEKAVECKKEDKMKLVNASKRKERGGKKEKKKKAYRMKRAKMNRELGVKSMQLQKFVQKPKVVSHCRHYIMGRCYEGDKCQFSHDVVPRTKSKPCGHFAHNSCMKGDDCPFDHELSKYPCNNFVSQGFCRRGESCLFSHQVSKEDIPTPSNMRRPVLSTLQSGNANSNTPVSNNHGSGSMQQNPLTHSSGTHSRVNVEHKVTNTTQKQPTPPKGISFINLAKLTPIPSAPKQGTVTTKESPLQTGTHEDQSAFNKTQNKVEIAKKLPSVTPKGVNFLSFGKGSVSGSKTHIRPNVSTENGFNLPRLLNFGLPEQINKDVHYKPSDRTKQSVSLSDIFLNEILRKNQSVSEGIKSKFPDKSSATPSPFVSFQSSEHLKSDYHKHASNSSQKALLSTLAFAAERESVSEGVKSKFPDKSSATPSPFVSVQSSEHLKSDYHKHASNSSQKALLSTLAFAAEHESDIKMKFPSVDSSA comes from the exons ATGGCTTACCCTCCTTATCGAAGATCCCACTTGCGCAGCAACACTTACCATGCTCTCGTTCACATCATCTCTCACTTTGCTGAGTACAACTCTTCACATGAAACTCCAACTCAACCCTTCAACATTCCCG ACATGGAGGAGGGAGAAATTTCTGGAGACTTGGGAAAGGATGACAATTCATGTAATGTGCCTTCAGCAGATGGTTTAATTTTACCGCAGAAGCAGGTAGATGACCTTCAGGAGCCTGTAGATGTAACTAGAAATATGATGTATCCTTCTATGATTATGAaccaagaaaaggaaaaaggttGTGAGCCTACTTCCTCTGTGGTAAATTCTCTTCAAGATCGCAATGATAGTGGACAAGTGGAGCCTATAACTGGTGGCAAGAAAGGAATTGCATGCAGAGTTGAAGTAGCAACTTCAGAAAAAGCTGTTGAATGTAAGAAGGAAGACAAAATGAAG TTGGTGAATGCCAGTAAAAGGAAAGAGCGTGGtggaaagaaagagaaaaagaag AAGGCATATAGAATGAAGAGAGCAAAAATGAACAGGGAGCTAGGTGTTAAAAGTATGCAGTTGCAGAAGTTTGTACAGAAACCGAAAGTTGTCTCACATTGTCGACATTATATTATGGGGAGGTGCTATGAG GGTGACAAGTGTCAGTTTTCACATGATGTAGTGCCTCGAACAAAATCCAAG CCATGTGGTCACTTTGCTCATAACTCTTGCATGAAAGGGGATGATTGCCCATTTGATCACGAGCTCTCAAAATATCCTTGTAACAATTTTGTATCCCAAGGCTTTTGTAGAAGAGGTGAATCTTGCTTGTTTTCACACCAG GTATCCAAAGAAGATATCCCTACCCCTTCAAATATGCGCAGACCAGTGTTGTCTACTCTTCAGTCAGGAAATGCAAATTCCAACACACCAGTTAGCAATAATCATGGCTCTGGTTCTATGCAGCAAAATCCCTTAACTCATTCTTCTGGAACTCATTCTCGCGTCAATGTTGAACATAAGGTGACAAACACTACACAGAAACAGCCTACACCACCTAAAGGAATCAGTTTCATCAATCTTGCAAAATTAACACCCATCCCTTCTGCACCAAAACAAGGCACAGTAACAACGAAGGAAAGTCCTTTACAAACAGGGACCCACGAAGATCAAAGTGCATTTAACAAAACTCAAAACAAGGTTGAGATTGCAAAGAAACTGCCATCTGTGACACCTAAGGGAGtaaactttctttcttttggcAAAGGCTCTGTCTCTGGCTCTAAAACTCATATTCGTCCCAATGTGAGTACAGAAAATGGTTTCAATTTGCCTCGGTTACTCAATTTTGGTTTGCCTGAGCAGATAAACAAGGATGTCCACTACAAACCTAGTGACAGGACAAAACAAAGTGTATCACTGTCTGACATATTCTTAAAtgagattttaagaaaaaatcaatCTGTGTCAGAGGGAATAAAATCCAAATTTCCAGATAAAAGCTCAGCTACACCAAGTCCTTTTGTTTCATTCCAGTCTTCTGAGCATCTAAAATCTGATTACCATAAGCATGCATCAAACTCAAGTCAAAAGGCACTCTTGTCAACTTTAGCATTTGCAGCAGAGCGTGAATCTGTGTCAGAGGGAGTAAAATCCAAGTTTCCAGATAAAAGCTCAGCTACACCAAGTCCTTTTGTTTCAGTCCAGTCCTCTGAACACCTAAAATCTGATTATCATAAGCATGCATCAAACTCAAGTCAAAAGGCACTCTTGTCAACTTTAGCATTTGCAGCAGAGCATGAATCTGACATTAAGATGAAATTCCCTTCCGTTGATTCGTCTGCATGA
- the LOC114166361 gene encoding methionine adenosyltransferase 2 subunit beta, which yields MKKVKVLVVGGTGYLGQHLLQAYAHANPNANGNPFVFDLAFTHHSSPPPHLLVDAIPSSIYFQVDLKTGVGFEAISNTFGQPDVVVNCAAISVPRPCESDPATAHAINVPSSLVQWLQSFEKRTTLLIHLSTDQVYEGEKSFYKEEDIAVPVNVYGKTKVAAEKFISENCPNFAILRSSIIYGPQTISPVPKSLPIQWIDGALAKGEEVQFFHDEFRCPIYVKDLVAIILALTSQWISEGKQMQLLLNVGGADRVSRVQMAEAVAQFRGYDTSLIKPVPASSVDRGVKSPADISMDISRLVQTLKIHPVSFKDGVRSTFATEARQ from the exons ATGAAGAAGGTGAAGGTTTTGGTGGTGGGAGGAACAGGGTACCTGGGTCAGCATCTGCTACAAGCCTATGCTCATGCCAATCCCAATGCCAATGGAAATCCATTCGTTTTCGATCTCGCTTTCACCCACCACTCCTCTCCTCCTCCCCACCTTCTCGTCGATGCCATTCCTTCCTCCATTTATTTCCAAGTAGATTTGAAAACTGGCGTTGGATTTGAAGCCATTTCCAACACTTTTGGTCAG CCTGATGTGGTTGTCAATTGTGCTGCCATCTCAGTTCCTCGTCCATGTGAAAGTGATCCTGCTACTGCACATGCTATTAACGTGCCATCATCTCTTGTACAATGGTTGCAAAGCTTTGAAAAGAGAACTACTCTTCTCATTCATCTTTCCACAGATCAAG TTTATGAAGGGGAGAAGTCCTTTTACAAGGAGGAAGACATTGCTGTTCCAGTAAATGTTTATGGAAAAACTAAAGTGGCAGCAGAGAAGTTCATTTCAGAAAATTGTCCAAACTTTGCAATTTTGAGAAGCAGTATCATATATGGGCCACAAACAATCTCTCCAGTTCCCAAATCTCTCCCTATTCAG TGGATTGATGGTGCCCTTGCTAAAGGAGAAGAAGTTCAGTTCTTTCATGATGAATTCCGCTGCCCAATTTATGTTAAGGATCTTGTAGCTATCATTCTAGCTTTAACAAGTCAATGGATTTCAG AGGGCAAGCAAATGCAATTGTTACTTAATGTTGGTGGAGCTGATAGGGTTTCACGTGTTCAAATGGCTGAGGCTGTTGCACAATTTAGAGGGTATGATACCTCATTAATCAAACCAGTGCCTGCTTCTTCG GTTGATCGAGGTGTGAAGTCCCCAGCTGACATATCTATGGATATCTCTAGATTGGTTCAAACCCTAAAAATTCATCCTGTTTCATTTAAAGATGGCGTGAGATCAACATTTGCAACCGAAGCTAGGCAATGA
- the LOC114165961 gene encoding zinc finger CCCH domain-containing protein 65 isoform X1 — MAYPPYRRSHLRSNTYHALVHIISHFAEYNSSHETPTQPFNIPDNDSGRMDGINLEKKSKCSEVVDSDILSPKDASSHKDIVEVQEIIDGVGDKDTDFTFNKMVLDDIEHIMEIDDMCTQVNGFDKEHKLMNEFELVMKGTEDLICDSHLMPTNTKFDGKHNDGPEVGLMDSHVDMEEGEISGDLGKDDNSCNVPSADGLILPQKQVDDLQEPVDVTRNMMYPSMIMNQEKEKGCEPTSSVVNSLQDRNDSGQVEPITGGKKGIACRVEVATSEKAVECKKEDKMKLVNASKRKERGGKKEKKKKAYRMKRAKMNRELGVKSMQLQKFVQKPKVVSHCRHYIMGRCYEGDKCQFSHDVVPRTKSKPCGHFAHNSCMKGDDCPFDHELSKYPCNNFVSQGFCRRGESCLFSHQVSKEDIPTPSNMRRPVLSTLQSGNANSNTPVSNNHGSGSMQQNPLTHSSGTHSRVNVEHKVTNTTQKQPTPPKGISFINLAKLTPIPSAPKQGTVTTKESPLQTGTHEDQSAFNKTQNKVEIAKKLPSVTPKGVNFLSFGKGSVSGSKTHIRPNVSTENGFNLPRLLNFGLPEQINKDVHYKPSDRTKQSVSLSDIFLNEILRKNQSVSEGIKSKFPDKSSATPSPFVSFQSSEHLKSDYHKHASNSSQKALLSTLAFAAERESVSEGVKSKFPDKSSATPSPFVSVQSSEHLKSDYHKHASNSSQKALLSTLAFAAEHESDIKMKFPSVDSSA, encoded by the exons ATGGCTTACCCTCCTTATCGAAGATCCCACTTGCGCAGCAACACTTACCATGCTCTCGTTCACATCATCTCTCACTTTGCTGAGTACAACTCTTCACATGAAACTCCAACTCAACCCTTCAACATTCCCG ATAATGACAGTGGTAGAATGGATGGAATAAACCTAGAAAAGAAGTCCAAGTGCTCTGAAGTTGTTGATTCTGATATTTTGAGTCCTAAGGATGCTAGTAGCCATAAAGATATAGTGGAGGTTCAGGAGATCATTGATGGAGTTGGAGATAAGGATACAGATTTTACTTTCAACAAGATGGTCCTAGATGATATAGAACATATTATGGAGATAGACGACATGTGTACCCAAGTAAATGGTTTTGATAAGGAACATAAGCTAATGAATGAGTTTGAACTGGTTATGAAAGGAACTGAAGATCTTATTTGTGATAGTCATTTAATGCCCACTAACACTAAATTTGATGGGAAACATAATGATGGCCCTGAAGTTGGGTTGATGGATTCTCATGTAGACATGGAGGAGGGAGAAATTTCTGGAGACTTGGGAAAGGATGACAATTCATGTAATGTGCCTTCAGCAGATGGTTTAATTTTACCGCAGAAGCAGGTAGATGACCTTCAGGAGCCTGTAGATGTAACTAGAAATATGATGTATCCTTCTATGATTATGAaccaagaaaaggaaaaaggttGTGAGCCTACTTCCTCTGTGGTAAATTCTCTTCAAGATCGCAATGATAGTGGACAAGTGGAGCCTATAACTGGTGGCAAGAAAGGAATTGCATGCAGAGTTGAAGTAGCAACTTCAGAAAAAGCTGTTGAATGTAAGAAGGAAGACAAAATGAAG TTGGTGAATGCCAGTAAAAGGAAAGAGCGTGGtggaaagaaagagaaaaagaag AAGGCATATAGAATGAAGAGAGCAAAAATGAACAGGGAGCTAGGTGTTAAAAGTATGCAGTTGCAGAAGTTTGTACAGAAACCGAAAGTTGTCTCACATTGTCGACATTATATTATGGGGAGGTGCTATGAG GGTGACAAGTGTCAGTTTTCACATGATGTAGTGCCTCGAACAAAATCCAAG CCATGTGGTCACTTTGCTCATAACTCTTGCATGAAAGGGGATGATTGCCCATTTGATCACGAGCTCTCAAAATATCCTTGTAACAATTTTGTATCCCAAGGCTTTTGTAGAAGAGGTGAATCTTGCTTGTTTTCACACCAG GTATCCAAAGAAGATATCCCTACCCCTTCAAATATGCGCAGACCAGTGTTGTCTACTCTTCAGTCAGGAAATGCAAATTCCAACACACCAGTTAGCAATAATCATGGCTCTGGTTCTATGCAGCAAAATCCCTTAACTCATTCTTCTGGAACTCATTCTCGCGTCAATGTTGAACATAAGGTGACAAACACTACACAGAAACAGCCTACACCACCTAAAGGAATCAGTTTCATCAATCTTGCAAAATTAACACCCATCCCTTCTGCACCAAAACAAGGCACAGTAACAACGAAGGAAAGTCCTTTACAAACAGGGACCCACGAAGATCAAAGTGCATTTAACAAAACTCAAAACAAGGTTGAGATTGCAAAGAAACTGCCATCTGTGACACCTAAGGGAGtaaactttctttcttttggcAAAGGCTCTGTCTCTGGCTCTAAAACTCATATTCGTCCCAATGTGAGTACAGAAAATGGTTTCAATTTGCCTCGGTTACTCAATTTTGGTTTGCCTGAGCAGATAAACAAGGATGTCCACTACAAACCTAGTGACAGGACAAAACAAAGTGTATCACTGTCTGACATATTCTTAAAtgagattttaagaaaaaatcaatCTGTGTCAGAGGGAATAAAATCCAAATTTCCAGATAAAAGCTCAGCTACACCAAGTCCTTTTGTTTCATTCCAGTCTTCTGAGCATCTAAAATCTGATTACCATAAGCATGCATCAAACTCAAGTCAAAAGGCACTCTTGTCAACTTTAGCATTTGCAGCAGAGCGTGAATCTGTGTCAGAGGGAGTAAAATCCAAGTTTCCAGATAAAAGCTCAGCTACACCAAGTCCTTTTGTTTCAGTCCAGTCCTCTGAACACCTAAAATCTGATTATCATAAGCATGCATCAAACTCAAGTCAAAAGGCACTCTTGTCAACTTTAGCATTTGCAGCAGAGCATGAATCTGACATTAAGATGAAATTCCCTTCCGTTGATTCGTCTGCATGA
- the LOC114165998 gene encoding C2 domain-containing protein At1g63220-like: MPRGTLEVILISAKGLDDNDFLSSIDPYVILTYRTQEHKSTVQKDAGSKPQWNESFLFTVSDSTSELNLKIMDKDNFSQDDFLGETNIDLGPLFEVGSLPETVHKVVKDEEYCGEIKVALTFTPERNVEQEYSVENESYGGWKESSGEF; the protein is encoded by the exons ATGCCTCGCGGAACGCTTGAAGTTATTTTGATCAGCGCCAAAGGCCTCGATGACAATGATTTTCTCT CCAGCATAGATCCTTATGTGATTCTCACATACAGGACACAGGAGCACAAGAGCACTGTGCAAAAAG ATGCTGGATCCAAACCTCAATGGAATGAGAGCTTTCTTTTCACTGTTTCTGACAGCACTTCTGAACTAAATCTCAAGATCATGGATAAAGACAACTTTAGTCAGGATGATTTTCTTGGCGAGACAAA CATTGATTTGGGTCCACTGTTTGAAGTGGGTAGCCTTCCAGAAACTGTTCACAAGGTTGTGAAGGACGAAGAATATTGCGGAGAGATTAAGGTGGCTCTCACTTTCACTCCTGAG AGAAACGTGGAGCAGGAATACAGTGTAGAGAATGAGAGCTATGGTGGATGGAAAGAATCAAGCGGGGAATTCTAG
- the LOC114165724 gene encoding DEAD-box ATP-dependent RNA helicase 10 — MAEENEEIKTFKDLGLSESLVEACEKLGWKTPLKIQTEAIPLALEGKDVIGLAQTGSGKTGAFALPILHALLDAPRPKDFFACVLSPTRELAIQIAEQFEALGSEIGVKCAVLVGGIDMVQQSIKIAKQPHIIVGTPGRVLDHLKHTKGFSLSRLKYLVLDEADRLLNEDFEESLNEILQMIPRERRTFLFSATMTKKVQKLQRVCLRNPVKIEAASKYSTVDTLKQQYRFLPAKHKDCYLVYILTEMAGSTSMIFTRTCDATRLLALILRNLGLKAIPINGHMSQPKRLGALNKFKSGECNILLCTDVASRGLDIPTVDMVINYDIPTNSKDYIHRVGRTARAGRSGVAISLVNQYELEWYIQIEKLIGKKLPEFPAQEEEVLLLEERVSEAKRLAAAKMKEAGGNKKRRGGEDNDGEDIDKYLGLKDGKSSKKFRRR; from the exons ATGGcggaagaaaatgaagaaataaaaacatttaaggATTTGGGCTTATCTGAATCACTGGTTGAAGCTTGTGAAAAATTGGGTTGGAAAACTCCACTGAAGATACAGACAGAAGCTATTCCTCTTGCACTAGAAG GTAAAGATGTGATAGGGCTTGCTCAAACTGGGTCTGGGAAGACAGGAGCTTTTGCTCTTCCTATATTGCATGCCCTCTTAGATGCACCTCGTCCAAAAGATTTCTTTGCTTGCGTGCTGTCTCCCACTAG AGAACTTGCTATTCAAATTGCTGAGCAGTTTGAAGCTCTAGGTTCAGAAATTGGTGTCAAGTGCGCTGTG CTTGTTGGAGGAATTGACATGGTGCAACAATCCATCAAGATAGCAAAGCAACCTCATATTATT GTTGGGACCCCTGGACGAGTATTGGATCACTTAAAACACACAAAAGGATTTTCTCTTAGTAGATTAAAATACTTG GTCTTAGATGAGGCAGATAGGTTGTTGAATGAGGATTTTGAGGAATCACTTAATGAGATTTTACAAATGATTCCTCGAGAGCGTAGAACATTTCTGTTTTCTGCTACAATGACTAAGAag GTCCAGAAGCTCCAGAGGGTTTGTTTAAGGAATCCTGTGAAG ATTGAAGCAGCGTCTAAATATTCCACTGTTGATACATTGAAGCAGCAGTATCGATTCTTGCCTGCCAAACACAAG GACTGCTACCTTGTATATATCCTCACTGAAATGGCTGGAAGTACATCAATGATTTTCACTCGTACCTGTGATGCAACTCGACTTCTAGCATTGATCCTTAGGAATCTTGGTTTAAAAGCGATACCTATTAATGGTCATATGAGCCAG CCAAAGAGACTTGGAGCTTTGAACAAGTTCAAATCTGGGGAGTGCAATATTCTCCTTTGTACTGATGTGGCTAGCAGAGGACTGGATATTCCCACTGTAGATATGGTGATTAACTATGATATTCCCACAAATTCCAAA GACTATATACATCGTGTGGGAAGAACTGCTCGAGCAGGACGCTCTGGAGTTGCCATTTCCCTTGTAAATCAGTATGAACTGGAGTGGTACATTCAAATAGAGAAGCTTATAG GCAAAAAGCTACCTGAGTTCCCTGCACAAGAAGAGGAAGTTCTCCTTTTGGAAGAACGTGTTAGTGAAGCCAAAAGATTAGCTGCTGCg AAAATGAAGGAGGCTGGAGGGAATAAAAAACGGAGAGGTGGGGAAGATAATGATGGGGAAGATATCGACAAGTACTTGGGTCTCAAGGATGGAAAATCATCCAAGAAGtttagaagaagatga